The DNA window AGTTGCTAAGGAGGGAAAGCAGAACGAGAAACTCCGGGATAACTACTCCGGACAGATTGAGAAGTACTTCGGTTTGAACCGAACTGTTGCTGATGCTGCGCTAAGTGAATGGATAAAGCTATGTCAGGACAGGTAGAAGTTCCCCCTGTAATGGTTATTGTCAGCATCATCTCTCTTGAGGATCATCTGAAGGAAAGTACACGTATACCGCTTGAATCCAGATTCGGAGAGGCAGAACTGGTTAGTCCCGTTTACCCTTTCGATCTTTCAGATTACTATGAAAAAGAGATGGGGTCTTCTCTCTCAAGGTGCTGGTACTGTTTCAGCAAGCTATGGGATGCTTCTGAGATTGCTGAATGGAAATATTTCTGCGAAAGTATTGAGAACGGTTATCTGGATCGGAAGGCTAATCGCACAGTGAACATCGACCCCGGGTATCTTGATTACAGTAAACTTGTTCTTGCCTCATTCAAAAGCGCTCCGGATAAAATTTACATGGGAAAAGGCGTATGGGCTCACACGTGTCTCAGGTATGGTCGCGGTTCATTCACTGCTCC is part of the Candidatus Aegiribacteria sp. genome and encodes:
- a CDS encoding DUF4416 family protein, giving the protein MSGQVEVPPVMVIVSIISLEDHLKESTRIPLESRFGEAELVSPVYPFDLSDYYEKEMGSSLSRCWYCFSKLWDASEIAEWKYFCESIENGYLDRKANRTVNIDPGYLDYSKLVLASFKSAPDKIYMGKGVWAHTCLRYGRGSFTAPDHSFPDFKDGRFNDFMLEARKLYRKLLRQISI